Proteins co-encoded in one Marinobacter qingdaonensis genomic window:
- the gltX gene encoding glutamate--tRNA ligase: MTVRTRIAPSPTGDPHVGTAYVALFNLCFARQHGGQFILRIEDTDQARSTAESEQDILGALRWLGLNWDEGPDVGGPHGPYRQSERKDSYRQYAEDLVTAGHAFYCFRTPEELEAIREERKAKGMNPGIKGNLELPEDEVKRRLEAGEPYVIRMKVPDEGVCEIQDMLRGTIEIDWAQVDCQILLKSDGMPTYHLANVVDDHNMAITHVLRGEEWINSAPKHKLLYQYFGWDMPELCHLPLLRNPDKSKLSKRKNPTSINFYERMGFLPEAVTNYLGRMGWSMPDEREKFTIDEMIENFDIQRVSLGGPVFDVEKLRWLNGQWLREELTDEQFMERMHQWWFNKDDLTQLVPHIKGRAEVFSDVAPMAQFMFSGLLNLSPEDFAHNKLDEGQIKRVLQFTLWRLEAQRHWSKENIFADIKTLAKAMELKMGDFMFSIFVAIAGTPNSWSVMDSMALLGPDMTRSRLRHALQVMGGFSKKETKKVEKEYAALVAE; this comes from the coding sequence ATGACTGTACGTACCCGAATTGCTCCCTCCCCAACCGGAGACCCTCACGTTGGTACCGCCTACGTGGCCCTGTTCAATCTGTGTTTTGCCCGCCAACACGGCGGCCAGTTCATCCTGCGCATTGAAGACACCGACCAGGCCCGCAGCACCGCGGAGTCCGAGCAGGACATCCTGGGCGCCCTGCGCTGGCTGGGGCTGAACTGGGACGAGGGCCCCGACGTGGGTGGCCCGCACGGCCCGTACCGTCAGTCCGAGCGCAAGGACTCCTACCGCCAGTACGCCGAGGACCTGGTCACCGCCGGCCACGCCTTCTACTGCTTCCGCACGCCGGAAGAGCTGGAGGCGATTCGTGAGGAGCGCAAGGCCAAGGGCATGAACCCGGGAATCAAGGGCAACCTGGAGCTGCCGGAGGACGAAGTGAAGCGCCGGCTGGAAGCGGGCGAGCCCTACGTGATCCGGATGAAGGTGCCGGACGAGGGCGTGTGCGAGATCCAGGACATGCTGCGTGGCACCATTGAAATCGACTGGGCCCAGGTGGACTGCCAGATCCTGCTGAAATCCGATGGCATGCCGACCTACCACCTGGCCAATGTGGTGGACGACCACAACATGGCCATCACCCACGTACTGCGGGGTGAGGAGTGGATCAACTCGGCGCCCAAGCACAAGTTGCTGTACCAGTACTTCGGTTGGGACATGCCCGAGCTGTGCCACCTGCCGCTGCTGCGCAACCCGGACAAGAGCAAGCTGTCCAAGCGCAAAAACCCCACCAGCATCAACTTCTATGAGCGTATGGGGTTCCTGCCGGAAGCGGTGACCAACTACCTGGGCCGCATGGGCTGGTCCATGCCCGATGAGCGTGAGAAGTTCACCATCGACGAGATGATCGAGAACTTCGACATCCAGCGGGTGTCCCTCGGTGGCCCGGTGTTCGACGTCGAGAAGCTGCGCTGGCTCAACGGCCAGTGGCTGCGTGAGGAGCTGACCGACGAGCAGTTCATGGAGCGGATGCACCAGTGGTGGTTCAACAAGGACGACCTGACCCAACTGGTGCCGCACATCAAGGGCCGCGCCGAGGTGTTCTCCGACGTCGCACCGATGGCCCAGTTCATGTTCTCCGGCCTGCTCAACCTGAGCCCCGAGGACTTCGCCCACAACAAGTTGGACGAGGGCCAGATCAAGCGGGTGCTGCAGTTCACCCTGTGGCGTCTGGAGGCCCAGCGGCACTGGAGCAAGGAAAACATCTTTGCCGACATCAAGACCCTGGCCAAAGCCATGGAGCTGAAGATGGGCGATTTCATGTTCTCCATCTTCGTGGCCATCGCCGGTACTCCCAATTCCTGGTCGGTGATGGACTCCATGGCGCTGCTCGGACCGGACATGACCCGGTCGCGTTTGCGCCATGCGCTGCAGGTGATGGGTGGCTTCTCCAAGAAAGAAACCAAGAAAGTGGAGAAAGAGTACGCCGCTCTGGTTGCGGAATAA
- a CDS encoding nucleotidyltransferase family protein has translation MAAGASSRLGRPKALLPMAGADRILLDRAIGFGQLLSDDVRVLCGAWYPLIRFRTRRQPSRWQRVPDWHLGLSATLAAGLAGLGPKAKGAFVLVADQPLLDEDALRAFGEAARFVPNQPLAADYGGRPGVPAYLPRWLWPEVMELQGDRGAGQLLASVRATRVEIPGVHDDVDTPEDWLRVQRRLSRTGPTARQSRR, from the coding sequence CTGGCGGCCGGGGCGTCGTCCCGCCTGGGCCGGCCCAAGGCCCTGTTGCCGATGGCCGGTGCGGACCGGATCCTGCTGGACCGGGCCATCGGCTTTGGCCAGTTGCTCAGTGACGATGTCCGGGTGCTGTGCGGCGCCTGGTATCCATTGATTCGCTTCCGTACCCGGCGTCAGCCGTCCCGCTGGCAGCGGGTGCCGGACTGGCACCTGGGGCTGTCGGCAACGCTGGCGGCCGGTCTGGCGGGCCTGGGGCCCAAGGCCAAGGGCGCGTTTGTGCTGGTGGCGGATCAGCCACTGCTGGACGAAGACGCACTCCGGGCTTTCGGCGAAGCTGCCCGCTTTGTGCCCAATCAGCCGCTGGCGGCAGACTACGGTGGGCGACCGGGCGTGCCGGCGTACCTGCCCCGATGGCTGTGGCCCGAGGTCATGGAACTGCAGGGGGATCGCGGGGCAGGGCAGCTGCTGGCCAGCGTGCGGGCGACCCGGGTGGAGATTCCCGGGGTGCACGACGACGTCGACACCCCGGAGGATTGGCTGCGGGTGCAGCGACGGCTCAGCCGAACAGGCCCGACAGCCAGGCAATCCCGACGCTGA
- a CDS encoding MORN repeat-containing protein, with protein sequence MVDFRPLLFVNALALMLLVTAGFASVREDMAIAATEPNIEPTVAAVTQESRPRQTQTKAAPKPEPQPTTTAEPSSKPAPALAQVDTFTVLPMPDNTTQLAMAEPAGALTKTSLVDTVPRFEPAPVEPKPTTGTLVLRSNVIGDQVTINGQGYGATRLDLELAPGDYRVVISKPGYKAWSQTVALEAGSDLTLVGELEALTTVNYRDGTWVGGVKTGDGTYEDANGLRYEGHFVNGRFDGKGTAWYPDGSRYEGEWAQGEKAGEGTWRSADGARYTGEFQANQFNGKGTLTMANGDILTGYWKDGHLNGHGSLTTADGMLYVGAFRDNDFHGRGSLTYPDGRHYEGEFSKGAFHGSGAEVFADGKKYEGQYIEGKFHGKGLLLNPNGSSIEATFRHGEPYGQVRLTTAAGEIFTARTTEPGVCYRDKSYRATQCPTLDGW encoded by the coding sequence ATGGTCGATTTCAGACCACTTCTGTTCGTTAACGCACTGGCATTGATGCTCCTGGTAACCGCCGGCTTCGCCTCCGTGCGCGAGGACATGGCCATCGCCGCCACCGAGCCCAACATCGAACCCACCGTCGCGGCCGTGACCCAGGAAAGCCGGCCCAGGCAGACCCAGACCAAAGCCGCCCCAAAACCCGAACCACAGCCGACCACCACCGCCGAACCGTCAAGCAAGCCAGCTCCAGCTCTGGCCCAGGTCGACACCTTTACCGTGCTGCCCATGCCGGACAACACCACCCAGCTGGCGATGGCCGAGCCGGCCGGCGCCCTGACCAAGACCAGCCTGGTGGACACCGTGCCCCGGTTCGAGCCGGCGCCAGTGGAACCGAAACCCACCACCGGCACCCTGGTGCTGCGCTCCAACGTGATTGGCGATCAGGTCACCATCAATGGCCAGGGCTACGGCGCCACCCGCCTGGACCTGGAACTGGCGCCTGGTGACTACAGGGTGGTGATCAGCAAACCCGGATACAAGGCCTGGAGCCAGACCGTGGCCCTGGAAGCCGGCAGCGACCTGACCCTGGTGGGCGAACTGGAAGCACTTACCACCGTGAACTACCGTGACGGCACCTGGGTTGGTGGCGTGAAAACCGGCGACGGCACCTATGAGGACGCGAACGGCCTGCGCTACGAGGGCCACTTTGTGAATGGCCGGTTCGATGGCAAGGGCACCGCCTGGTACCCGGACGGCAGCCGCTACGAGGGCGAGTGGGCCCAGGGCGAGAAAGCCGGCGAAGGCACCTGGCGCAGCGCCGACGGTGCCCGCTACACCGGCGAGTTCCAAGCCAACCAGTTCAACGGCAAGGGCACCCTGACCATGGCCAACGGCGACATCCTGACCGGCTACTGGAAAGACGGCCACCTGAATGGCCACGGCTCCCTGACCACCGCCGACGGCATGCTCTACGTCGGCGCCTTCCGCGACAATGACTTCCACGGCCGCGGCTCTCTCACCTACCCGGACGGCCGACACTACGAGGGCGAATTCTCCAAGGGCGCCTTCCACGGCAGCGGCGCCGAGGTGTTCGCCGACGGCAAGAAATACGAAGGCCAGTACATCGAAGGCAAGTTTCACGGCAAGGGCCTGCTGCTGAACCCGAACGGCAGCTCCATCGAAGCCACGTTCCGGCACGGCGAGCCCTATGGCCAGGTGCGCCTGACAACCGCGGCCGGCGAGATATTCACCGCCCGCACAACCGAACCCGGCGTCTGTTATCGGGACAAGAGCTACCGGGCCACGCAGTGCCCGACACTGGACGGCTGGTGA
- a CDS encoding response regulator translates to MAIKNALLVDDSKVARFALSKLLESRDMEVNMAGSAEEALDFLNNDGRPDVIFMDHLMPGMNGVEATKAIKGNPDTAAIPIIMCTSKKSSSFMDEARNFGVYNILTKPPHTEGLSLVLDQLDRDVTEGTLPEPPQFDALDALADEDDDLVNLPGDASVELSLKTDEGASGLATGGSHAVPLTSELIEQIARSAVKTHINNRLHELLSSLFDEQFDHLKRALDESRNKQEAVIEERLGGLTKLVDERTKHLRDEVAAEVNLNLGRELAELKKELKRNSGFTADHMAELKDHITSVQTIDTEFWQTLQSEAIQQAHEISRETAEDIAQRTIDLFVAQQRSASSRVYTIGLAASLGIFSVGIAWLSGLFG, encoded by the coding sequence ATGGCGATCAAGAACGCTCTGCTGGTGGACGACTCGAAAGTTGCCCGGTTTGCCCTGAGCAAGCTGCTGGAGAGTCGCGACATGGAAGTCAACATGGCAGGCTCGGCGGAGGAAGCGCTGGATTTCCTCAACAACGACGGTCGCCCGGACGTGATCTTCATGGACCACCTGATGCCCGGCATGAACGGCGTCGAGGCCACCAAGGCGATCAAGGGCAACCCGGACACCGCTGCCATCCCGATCATCATGTGCACCTCGAAAAAATCCTCCTCCTTCATGGACGAGGCCAGGAACTTTGGCGTTTACAACATCCTGACCAAACCACCCCACACCGAGGGCCTGTCCCTGGTGCTGGACCAGCTGGACCGGGACGTGACCGAAGGCACCCTGCCCGAGCCACCCCAGTTTGATGCCCTCGATGCCCTCGCCGACGAAGACGACGACCTGGTCAACCTCCCCGGCGACGCCTCGGTGGAGCTGTCCCTGAAAACCGACGAGGGCGCCAGCGGCCTGGCCACTGGCGGCTCGCACGCGGTGCCGCTGACCAGCGAGCTGATTGAACAGATTGCCCGCTCGGCGGTGAAAACCCACATCAACAACCGCCTGCACGAGCTGCTCAGTTCCCTGTTCGACGAGCAGTTTGACCACTTGAAACGGGCCCTGGACGAGTCCCGCAACAAGCAGGAAGCGGTGATTGAAGAGCGCCTGGGCGGCCTGACCAAGCTGGTGGACGAGCGCACCAAACATCTGCGGGACGAGGTGGCCGCGGAAGTGAACCTGAACCTGGGCCGGGAACTGGCGGAACTGAAGAAGGAACTGAAGCGCAACTCCGGTTTTACCGCCGACCACATGGCCGAACTGAAAGACCACATCACCAGCGTGCAGACCATCGACACCGAGTTCTGGCAGACCCTGCAATCGGAGGCGATCCAGCAGGCCCACGAGATTTCCCGGGAAACCGCGGAAGACATCGCCCAGCGCACCATCGACCTGTTCGTGGCCCAGCAGCGCTCGGCCTCCTCCCGGGTCTACACCATTGGCCTGGCGGCCAGCCTGGGCATCTTCAGCGTCGGGATTGCCTGGCTGTCGGGCCTGTTCGGCTGA
- a CDS encoding AEC family transporter — protein sequence MPVMVQALVPVFVLILLGHVFRRWNFPGGDFWPQAERFTYYVLFPAMLVFKLGQARLPASAYGDIALLIVAMIAAMTLVLVVAQRIWRWSGPVFSSVFQGAIRFNSYVGLAAGGMLLGDEGLSLTAIAVAIMVPLLNLLCIVMFSLVATQGPVQLKPVLKAIATNPLIVGSVIGVIWSFFEIGFHPLFAAILQPLSELALPMGLMCVGAGLQLKALRGASMPFLVSTVLKLLAFPVMTAGLALLFGVEGVLVQVVVLLAALPTATSAYILARQLGGDAPLMAGIISGQTLLAIASIPLMLSILW from the coding sequence ATGCCGGTGATGGTTCAGGCGCTGGTTCCGGTGTTTGTGTTGATCCTGCTCGGGCACGTGTTCCGGCGCTGGAACTTTCCCGGCGGTGACTTCTGGCCCCAGGCCGAGCGCTTCACCTACTACGTGCTGTTCCCGGCCATGCTGGTGTTCAAGCTCGGGCAGGCCCGCCTGCCGGCGTCCGCCTACGGCGACATTGCGCTGCTGATTGTCGCCATGATCGCGGCCATGACCCTGGTGCTGGTCGTGGCGCAGCGGATCTGGCGCTGGTCCGGGCCGGTGTTCTCCTCGGTGTTCCAGGGCGCCATCCGATTCAACTCCTATGTGGGCCTGGCGGCCGGCGGCATGCTGCTGGGCGACGAGGGCCTGTCCCTGACCGCCATCGCCGTGGCGATCATGGTGCCGCTGCTGAACCTGCTGTGCATCGTGATGTTCTCCCTGGTTGCCACCCAGGGGCCGGTGCAACTCAAACCGGTGCTGAAGGCCATTGCCACCAACCCGCTGATTGTCGGCTCGGTGATCGGCGTGATCTGGAGTTTCTTCGAGATTGGCTTCCACCCGCTGTTTGCCGCCATTCTGCAGCCATTGAGCGAGCTGGCGTTGCCCATGGGCCTGATGTGCGTGGGGGCGGGGCTGCAGCTGAAGGCGCTGCGTGGCGCCTCCATGCCGTTCCTGGTGTCCACCGTGCTCAAGCTGCTGGCGTTCCCGGTGATGACCGCGGGGCTGGCCTTGCTGTTTGGGGTGGAGGGCGTGCTGGTGCAAGTGGTGGTGTTGCTGGCGGCGCTGCCCACCGCCACCTCCGCCTACATCCTGGCGCGTCAGCTCGGCGGCGACGCGCCTTTGATGGCGGGCATCATCAGTGGCCAGACCCTGCTGGCCATTGCCTCCATTCCGTTAATGCTCAGCATCCTCTGGTAG
- a CDS encoding L-serine ammonia-lyase has product MFISVLDLFKIGIGPSSSHTTGPMVAAHDFVERLKAQAFEGPALAGASIRCTLKGSLSFTGKGHATDRAVALGLHGHLPASLVDTDVSELVARLWRSDRVELGRDQFVQFRPAEDIVFDTGAPLPEHPNGMVFELLGPEGECLFSETYFSIGGGFINTLAEIDQLQAPLKFAPTDASTYPFDSASALLQLADTHGLSIARMKWVNELEHLDEPALIEGLDRIWLAMKTCIERGLAAEGTLPGGLEIHRRAKGLYDGIRHKPETATINDWLCAYAMAVNEENAAGHMVVTAPTNGAAGVIPAVLYYFVTHEDGTQDQVRDFLLTASAIGGLIKMRSSISGAEVGCQGEVGSAAAMAAAGLCEVRGGTARQVENAAEIALEHHLGMTCDPVKGLVQVPCIERNGFGAIKAYSAASLAQRGDGQHFMPLDNCIEAMRQTGQEMSHKFKETSLGGLAVSITEC; this is encoded by the coding sequence ATGTTCATCAGTGTGTTGGATCTGTTCAAAATAGGCATCGGGCCGTCGAGCTCCCACACCACCGGGCCCATGGTCGCGGCCCATGACTTTGTCGAACGGCTGAAAGCGCAGGCGTTCGAGGGCCCGGCGCTGGCCGGCGCAAGCATCCGCTGCACCCTGAAAGGCTCGCTATCGTTCACCGGCAAGGGCCACGCCACCGACCGGGCCGTGGCCCTTGGCCTGCACGGCCATCTGCCGGCCAGCCTGGTCGATACCGATGTCTCGGAGCTGGTGGCCCGGCTGTGGCGCAGCGACCGTGTCGAACTGGGCCGCGATCAATTCGTGCAGTTCCGTCCCGCCGAAGACATTGTGTTTGATACCGGCGCGCCCCTGCCGGAGCACCCCAACGGCATGGTGTTCGAGCTGCTGGGCCCGGAGGGCGAGTGCCTGTTCTCGGAAACCTATTTCTCCATCGGCGGCGGCTTCATCAACACCCTGGCGGAGATTGATCAGCTGCAGGCCCCGCTGAAGTTCGCGCCGACGGATGCCTCCACCTACCCCTTCGATTCGGCCAGCGCCCTGCTGCAATTGGCGGACACCCATGGGCTGTCGATCGCGCGCATGAAGTGGGTCAACGAGCTTGAGCATCTGGACGAGCCCGCGCTGATCGAGGGGCTAGACCGCATCTGGCTGGCGATGAAAACCTGCATCGAACGCGGGCTGGCGGCCGAGGGCACCTTGCCGGGCGGCCTGGAGATTCATCGGCGGGCCAAAGGGCTGTATGACGGCATTCGCCACAAGCCGGAAACCGCCACCATCAACGACTGGCTGTGCGCCTACGCCATGGCGGTCAACGAGGAAAACGCCGCCGGCCATATGGTGGTGACCGCACCCACCAACGGCGCGGCCGGGGTGATCCCGGCGGTGCTGTATTACTTTGTCACCCACGAGGATGGCACCCAGGACCAGGTGCGGGATTTCCTGCTCACCGCCAGTGCCATCGGCGGCCTGATCAAGATGCGCAGTTCCATCTCCGGGGCCGAGGTGGGCTGCCAGGGCGAAGTCGGCTCCGCCGCGGCCATGGCCGCCGCCGGTCTGTGCGAAGTGCGGGGTGGCACCGCCCGGCAGGTGGAGAACGCTGCCGAGATCGCCCTGGAGCATCACCTGGGCATGACCTGCGATCCGGTCAAGGGCCTGGTGCAGGTGCCCTGCATCGAACGCAACGGCTTTGGCGCCATCAAGGCCTACTCCGCCGCCTCACTGGCCCAACGGGGCGACGGCCAGCACTTCATGCCGCTGGATAACTGCATTGAGGCCATGCGCCAGACCGGGCAGGAGATGTCCCACAAATTCAAGGAAACCTCCCTGGGCGGGCTGGCGGTGAGCATCACCGAATGCTGA
- a CDS encoding zinc ABC transporter substrate-binding protein — protein sequence MPMPKPALALAAAVSLGASPALADTRIVTTLKPLTLIAQGIATPDMTVSTLVPPGSSPHNYSMKPSQRRALHDADVIFWVGPDMETFLARLLASGEFRDRTVALLPGDGTEAQDAHDDHGEDHDDHGGHDDHDDHGEHHEDHGEHGNDNHAGHHEHHHDHGGDDPHIWLDPALAGEIAETMEHALAEQDGVDREALTRNLAQFKTALKQTEAEIQAKLAPVKDISLYSYHNAFVRFAEHYGLNLEGTLTLNPELSPGARHIAQIQERLGKAHHPCLLTEPQFNPGAWEVITEALDVRFSTWDPLATEVAEGPDGYLAFQHQIADAVLKCLPEDAEH from the coding sequence ATGCCTATGCCCAAACCGGCACTCGCCCTGGCCGCCGCCGTCAGCCTGGGCGCCAGCCCTGCCCTGGCGGACACCCGCATCGTCACCACGCTCAAGCCGCTGACGTTGATCGCCCAGGGCATCGCCACCCCGGACATGACCGTCTCCACCCTGGTGCCGCCGGGCTCAAGCCCCCACAACTACTCCATGAAACCGTCCCAGCGCCGCGCCCTGCACGACGCCGATGTAATTTTCTGGGTCGGCCCGGACATGGAAACCTTCCTGGCCCGCCTGCTGGCCAGCGGCGAGTTCCGCGACCGCACCGTGGCGCTGCTGCCCGGCGACGGCACCGAGGCCCAAGACGCCCACGATGACCACGGCGAAGACCATGACGATCACGGCGGCCATGACGACCACGATGATCATGGCGAGCACCATGAGGACCACGGCGAGCACGGCAACGACAACCACGCCGGGCACCACGAGCACCACCACGACCATGGCGGCGACGACCCGCACATCTGGCTGGACCCGGCCCTGGCCGGCGAGATCGCCGAGACCATGGAGCACGCCCTGGCCGAACAGGACGGCGTCGACCGCGAAGCCCTGACCCGCAACCTGGCGCAATTCAAAACCGCCTTGAAGCAAACCGAGGCCGAGATTCAGGCCAAACTGGCGCCGGTGAAGGACATCAGCCTGTACTCCTACCACAACGCCTTTGTCCGGTTTGCCGAGCACTACGGCCTGAACCTGGAAGGCACCCTGACCCTGAACCCGGAACTGAGCCCAGGCGCGCGGCACATCGCCCAGATTCAGGAACGGCTGGGTAAGGCCCACCACCCCTGCCTGCTGACCGAGCCGCAGTTCAATCCGGGCGCCTGGGAAGTGATTACCGAAGCGCTGGACGTGAGATTCAGTACCTGGGACCCACTGGCCACCGAGGTTGCGGAAGGCCCGGACGGCTATCTGGCGTTCCAGCACCAGATCGCCGACGCGGTGCTCAAGTGCCTACCAGAGGATGCTGAGCATTAA
- a CDS encoding nuclear transport factor 2 family protein, which yields MQTKDIVAQFIEHTRAQRFDEAKALLVDEGFEYVGPNMRFLDPDDMLSYQFGMAAIQKDLVLRHLSAEGEHAFAILDFKTYFEPIGDVRLAVWFLVKDDKIQKVETFYNAAVVENMLGGNLPSVE from the coding sequence ATGCAGACGAAGGACATCGTGGCCCAATTCATCGAGCACACCCGTGCCCAGCGGTTTGACGAGGCCAAGGCCTTGCTGGTGGACGAGGGGTTCGAGTACGTGGGGCCGAACATGCGGTTTCTGGACCCGGACGACATGCTCTCCTACCAGTTTGGCATGGCTGCCATCCAGAAAGACCTGGTGCTGCGCCATCTCAGCGCCGAGGGCGAGCATGCCTTCGCGATCCTGGATTTCAAGACCTACTTCGAGCCCATCGGTGATGTCCGCCTGGCGGTGTGGTTCTTGGTCAAGGACGACAAGATCCAGAAAGTGGAAACCTTCTACAACGCCGCCGTGGTGGAGAACATGCTGGGTGGCAACCTGCCTTCGGTGGAGTGA
- a CDS encoding 6-carboxytetrahydropterin synthase translates to MNHLFVDNLTVIDFAYLDPARGLVGESWIADVVLGGELDDQGMVFDFSNVKRTIKRVIDERVDHRLVIPRGYDGLSWDEEQPDTFRWALRDGSEIIHRSPDEAVVWLSSERVVPSAVAALLERELQAVLPANVTSVQIHLREDVIEGAYYHYVHGLKKHLGNCQRIAHGHRSPIRIDRNGHRDYDLERHWAKLWRDIYVGSEEDVVRRHVGEDGVRYVTFEYEANQGEFALTLPEERVYMLDTDTTVELIAAHIADKLKVQFPTDTLRVKAYEGVGKGAIAER, encoded by the coding sequence ATGAATCACCTGTTTGTGGACAACCTGACCGTCATCGATTTTGCGTACCTCGACCCGGCCCGCGGCCTGGTGGGCGAGAGCTGGATTGCGGACGTGGTGCTCGGCGGCGAACTCGACGACCAGGGCATGGTGTTCGATTTCAGCAACGTCAAACGCACCATCAAGCGGGTCATCGACGAGCGGGTCGACCACCGGCTGGTGATCCCCCGCGGCTACGACGGCCTGTCCTGGGACGAAGAGCAGCCGGACACCTTCCGCTGGGCCCTGCGGGATGGCAGCGAAATCATCCACCGTTCGCCGGACGAAGCCGTGGTCTGGCTGTCCTCGGAGCGGGTGGTGCCCTCCGCCGTGGCCGCCCTGCTCGAGCGCGAACTGCAGGCGGTCCTGCCGGCGAACGTGACCTCGGTGCAGATCCACCTGCGTGAGGACGTGATCGAAGGCGCTTACTACCACTATGTACACGGCCTGAAGAAACACCTGGGCAACTGCCAGCGCATCGCCCACGGCCATCGTTCGCCGATCCGCATCGATCGCAACGGCCACCGGGATTACGACCTGGAGCGCCACTGGGCCAAACTCTGGCGGGATATCTACGTGGGTTCGGAGGAAGACGTGGTGCGCCGACACGTGGGCGAGGATGGCGTGCGCTACGTGACCTTCGAGTACGAGGCCAACCAGGGCGAGTTTGCCCTGACCCTGCCGGAGGAGCGGGTGTACATGCTGGACACCGACACCACGGTGGAGCTGATTGCCGCCCACATCGCCGACAAGCTGAAAGTGCAGTTCCCCACCGACACGCTGCGGGTGAAAGCCTACGAGGGCGTGGGCAAAGGCGCCATCGCCGAACGCTAG
- a CDS encoding c-type cytochrome, with translation MKGSLLLAATLFLSATLSPSALAERAGTDQTPVDRGRYLVMTSGCNDCHSAGYMPSEGTLPESEWLMGDTLGWQGPWGTTYAINLRLFASQMSEDEWVSTVTTARARPPMPWWVLHEMDEQDVRAIYAYIRSLPVAGTEAPAALEPGVTPKTAYFQLVVPAE, from the coding sequence GTGAAAGGTTCTCTGTTATTGGCGGCGACGTTGTTCTTGTCCGCGACGCTTTCCCCGTCCGCGCTGGCCGAGCGTGCCGGCACCGACCAGACTCCCGTTGACCGTGGCCGCTACCTCGTCATGACCTCCGGTTGCAACGATTGCCACTCGGCCGGCTACATGCCCAGCGAGGGCACCTTGCCCGAAAGCGAGTGGCTGATGGGCGATACCCTCGGTTGGCAGGGCCCCTGGGGCACCACCTACGCCATCAATCTGCGGCTGTTCGCCAGCCAGATGAGCGAGGATGAGTGGGTGTCCACGGTGACCACCGCCCGGGCCCGGCCGCCCATGCCCTGGTGGGTGTTGCATGAGATGGACGAGCAGGATGTGCGCGCCATTTACGCCTACATCCGCTCGCTGCCGGTGGCCGGTACCGAGGCCCCCGCGGCCCTGGAGCCCGGGGTGACCCCGAAAACCGCCTACTTCCAGCTGGTGGTGCCGGCGGAGTAG